TCCCGCCGAAACCTACATATGCGATTGATCGCATTGATCCCAGCTTTCGACCCTGTTTGTCAGGGAACCTATACCTTCAATCCTCACCTCAACGGTATCGCCATTAGCCATTGGACCTATACCGGAAGTGGTTCCGGTGGCGATGACATCCCCCGGGTAAAGTGTCATTACGCTCGTTATGAATTCAACCAGTTTATTTGGATTGAAGATAAGGTTTGATGTTCTCGATGACTGCTTAATCACCCCATTTAGCAGGAGATCGATCTTGAGATCCGAGGGATCGATATCCGTGTCGATCCAGGGCCCGATCGGACAGAAAGTGTCAAAACCCTTTGCCCGGGTCCACTGGCCGTCTTTGCTCTGCAAATCTCGGGCAGTCACATCATTGAGGCACGTGTAACCGAGTATGACGGCGCCGGCGTCTTTCTCCGGGACTCGTTTGGCCTCCTTGCCAATCACTATCGCTAGTTCAGCTTCGTAATCCACACGAGCGCTCTGAGGTGGCATTATTACCGTGTCGCCCGGTCCAAT
This window of the Desulfomonilaceae bacterium genome carries:
- a CDS encoding fumarylacetoacetate hydrolase family protein; this encodes MKLVRFQTEHGIFSGVIEGDVILPGGANPALREERLSNVRLLAPCSPSKIVAVGLNYRDHAEELNMKLPEEPLLFLKPSSSVIGPGDTVIMPPQSARVDYEAELAIVIGKEAKRVPEKDAGAVILGYTCLNDVTARDLQSKDGQWTRAKGFDTFCPIGPWIDTDIDPSDLKIDLLLNGVIKQSSRTSNLIFNPNKLVEFITSVMTLYPGDVIATGTTSGIGPMANGDTVEVRIEGIGSLTNRVESWDQCDQSHM